The Oleidesulfovibrio alaskensis DSM 16109 sequence CGGACAGCATGGCGTGGCCACTGCGGCGACAGCCGCGCTGATGGGCATGGAGTGCACCATATATATGGGGGCGGAAGACGTGGAGCGTCAGAAGCTCAATGTGTTCCGCATGCAGATGATGGGAGCCCGAGTGGTTCCCGCAACAAGCGGCCAGCAGACTCTTAAGGAAGCCGTCGACGAAGCTCTTGCCGCCTGGATACGCGAAGCCGATACAACGTTCTATCTGCTGGGTTCGGCCGTGGGGCCGCATCCCTTCCCGCTTATGGTACGAGAATTCCAGTCCGTCATAGGGCGTGAGCTGCGGGCCCAGATGCTGGAAGCCGAAGGCCGTCTGCCGGATTACTGCATCGCCTGCGTGGGCGGCGGTTCCAATGCCATCGGCATGTTTTCCGGTTTCATCAATGATGACGGCGTGCGTCTTGTGGGGGTGGAACCGGCGGGCCGCGGGCTTGAATACGGTGACCACGCCGCCACGCTGTGCTTAGGTGAACCGGGTGTCATGCATGGCTTTAATTCATATATGCTGAAGGATCAGGCAGGAGAGCCTGCGGCCGTGTACTCCATTTCCGCCGGGCTGGACTATCCCGGAGTGGGACCCGAGCACAGCCACCTTAAAGATCTGGGCCGTGCGGAATATGTAAATGCCAGCGATGCGGAGGCGCTCAGCGCATTTTTCGATCTGTCGCGTACAGAAGGCATCATACCTGCGCTGGAGTCAGCCCACGCACTGGCATACGCCATGCGTCTTGCGCCGACCCTGTCTTCCGACAAGATCATAGCAGTGAACCTGTCGGGCCGCGGCGACAAGGACGTGGCACAGGTGGAACGCATGGTCAGAGAGGGGCTTGTGACGCCATAAGGCTTTTCGGCCCGGCTTTTGTGAAAGTGTAAAGGAAGAGGCGGCCTTTTGCCGCCTCTTTTTATATAATAAAATCAGATTGTTGTCAGAAAAGTAGAAAAAGTTTAAAAAACTTGTTGACTCCGGAGG is a genomic window containing:
- the trpB gene encoding tryptophan synthase subunit beta; protein product: MTSVPSADGFFGAYGGQYVPDSLKPILDELAATFERYRNDPGFLEEFNYYLTRYSGRETPLYLCANLTRRLGGAKIYLKREDLNHLGAHKVNNTIGQILLAKRMGKKKIIAETGAGQHGVATAATAALMGMECTIYMGAEDVERQKLNVFRMQMMGARVVPATSGQQTLKEAVDEALAAWIREADTTFYLLGSAVGPHPFPLMVREFQSVIGRELRAQMLEAEGRLPDYCIACVGGGSNAIGMFSGFINDDGVRLVGVEPAGRGLEYGDHAATLCLGEPGVMHGFNSYMLKDQAGEPAAVYSISAGLDYPGVGPEHSHLKDLGRAEYVNASDAEALSAFFDLSRTEGIIPALESAHALAYAMRLAPTLSSDKIIAVNLSGRGDKDVAQVERMVREGLVTP